The following coding sequences lie in one Rhea pennata isolate bPtePen1 chromosome 10, bPtePen1.pri, whole genome shotgun sequence genomic window:
- the SLC28A1 gene encoding sodium/nucleoside cotransporter 1: protein MEDNQITLVNLEKGLDNPAFSSQGEEGLREEPDDPYGKTKEERGREGKGRYSSYWRKAVHPASKAKHFCKAHAKAIRKVILGVLCVAYLCYFAAACWLNFQRALALVVMTALVVFFMCWSLFQKHCGAKVLQLLRPCRKCFQKSWPWLKWLLCVVLLGGLVAWLVLDTSRNPEQLVSFAGLCFLVLFLFACSKHHSAVSWRAVFWGLVLEFLLGLFILRTTPGIQAFQWLGDQIQFFLNYTTAGSSFVFGNTLIGEIFAFQTLPIIVFFSCVMSILYYLGIMQWLILKISWVLQVSMGTTATETLSVAGNIFVGQTESPLLIRPYLADMTSSEIHAVMTGGFSTIAGSVMGAYISFGIDAASLIAASVMAAPCALAMSKLVYPEVEESKFKGKENIRLSCGEERNILEAAGNGAAASVGLVANIAANLIAFLAVLEFINATLRWFGEMVDIEGLSFQVICSYVLMPVAFLMGADWADSPLVAELLGIKIFLNEFVAYQQLATYKKNRLSGLEEWDGTRKQWISERAESITTFALCGFANLSSIGIMLGGLTSMVPQRKGDFASIVLRALLTGICVSMLNACLAGLLYVPTEMSDCVTFLSNTNFSSTSYAIYTCCKQLFASSLLEENGNLSFTGPWAGVEETMPCLIQCCGHYNHTACAD, encoded by the exons ATGGAAGATAACCAGATAACTCTGGTCAACCTTGAGAAAGGCTTGGACAACCCAGCTTTCAGCTCCCAG GGGGAGGAGGGGCTCCGTGAAGAACCTGATGATCCATATGGGAAGACcaaggaggagaggggaagagaagggaaaggcagaTACTCCTCTTACTGGAG gAAGGCCGTGCACCCGGCATCCAAGGCAAAgcatttctgtaaggctcaTGCCAAGGCAATACGGAAGGTCATCTTGGGAGTCCTTTGTGTAG CCTACCTGTGCTACTTTGCTGCAGCCTGTTGGCTCAACTTCCAGCGAGCCCTCGCCTTGGTTGTTATGACTGCTCTGGTTGTCTTCTTCATGTGCTGGAGTCTCTTCCAGAAGCACTGTGGGGCAAAGGTATTGCAGCTCCTCAGACCCTGTCGGAAATGCTTCCAAAAGTCCTGGCCGTGGCTGAAATG GCTGCTGTGTGTGGTCCTCCTGGGCGGTCTGGTTGCATGGCTGGTTTTGGACACCTCCAGAAATCCGGAACAGCTTGTCTCATTTGCTGGTCTCTGCTTTTTGGTTCTGTTCCTGTTTGCCTGCTCAAAGCACCACAGCGCA GTGTCCTGGAGAGCAGTTTTCTGGGGCCTTGTCCTGGAATTTTTACTTGGGCTCTTCATCCTCCGAACAACCCCTGGCATCCAAGCATTCCAGTGGCTGGGTGACCAGATCCAG TTCTTCCTGAATTACACTACAGCTGGCTCCAGCTTCGTCTTTGGGAACACGCTCATTGGAGAAATCTTTGCCTTTCAG ACTCTGCCCATCattgttttcttcagctgtgtCATGTCCATCCTCTACTACCTCGGCATCATGCAGTGGCTCATTCTCAAG ATCTCCTGGGTGCTTCAGGTCTCGATGGGTACCACTGCCACTGAGACCCTGAGTGTGGCAGGAAACATTTTTGTGGGACAG ACTGAATCCCCGCTGCTCATCCGCCCATACCTTGCAGACATGACGAGTTCGGAAATCCATGCTGTGATGACTGGTGGCTTTTCCACCATAGCAGGCAGTGTGATGGGAGCCTACATTTCTTTTGGG ATAGACGCAGCGTCGCTGATTGCAGCCTCCGTGATGGCTGCACCCTGCGCTCTCGCCATGTCCAAACTTGTCTACCCTGAAGTTGAAGAGTCCAAGTTCAAGGGCAAAGAAAACATCCGCCTTTCCTGTGG GGAGGAGCGGAACATCCTGGAAGCTGCTGGCAATGGGGCTGCTGCCTCCGTGGGGCTTGTGGCTAACATCGCAGCCAACCTCATTGCTTTCTTGGCAGTGCTGGAGTTTATCAATGCCACATTGCGCTGGTTTGGGGAGATGGTGGACATCGAGGGGCTCTCCTTCCAG GTGATCTGCTCCTATGTCCTCATGCCAGTGGCCTTTCTCATGGGGGCAGACTGGGCAGACTCGCCGCTGGTGGCTGAGCTCTTGGGGATCAAGATCTTCTTGAACGAGTTTGTGGCATACCAGCAGCTGGCCACGTACAAGAAGAACCGACTGTCAGGCCTGGAAGAGTGGGATGGGACCCGGAAGCAATGGATATCT GAGCGAGCTGAGAGCATCACCACCTTTGCACTCTGTGGATTTGCCAACCTCAGCTCCATCGGGATCATGCTGGGAGGCCTGA CCTCCATGGTACCCCAGCGCAAGGGTGACTTTGCCTCCATAGTGCTGCGAGCCCTGCTCACCGGCATCTGCGTCTCCATGCTCAACGCTTGCCTAGCAG GCCTCCTTTACGTGCCAACAGAGATGAGTGACTGCGTGACGTTCCTCAGCAACACCAACTTCAGCTCCACCAGCTATGCCATATACACATGCTGCAAGCAGCTCTTTGCCAG ctcaTTGCTTGAGGAGAATGGGAACCTTTCCTTCACGGGTCCCTGGGCAGGGGTGGAGGAGACCATGCCATGCCTAATCCAGTGCTGTGGACACTACAACCACACAGCATGTGCAGACTGA